A window of the Streptomyces sp. NBC_00454 genome harbors these coding sequences:
- a CDS encoding ribonuclease domain-containing protein yields the protein MQIPPRILALGGAVAVATALLVGPTATAAPASSTSALIKAVGNICYSALPTQAHDTLNLIDAGGPFPYSQDGVVFQNRERVLPSQNRGYYHEYTVITPGSPTRGARRIVTGRQSREDHYTADHYATFKRVNFSC from the coding sequence ATGCAGATCCCCCCACGCATTCTCGCCCTCGGTGGCGCCGTCGCCGTCGCCACTGCCCTCCTCGTCGGGCCCACCGCCACCGCGGCCCCCGCCTCATCAACTTCGGCCCTCATCAAGGCTGTTGGAAACATCTGCTACTCCGCGCTGCCCACCCAGGCGCACGACACCCTGAACCTCATCGACGCGGGCGGCCCTTTCCCGTACTCGCAGGACGGCGTCGTCTTCCAGAACCGTGAGCGCGTGCTGCCCAGCCAGAACAGGGGCTACTACCACGAGTACACGGTCATCACCCCGGGCTCCCCGACTCGCGGCGCGCGCCGCATCGTCACCGGTCGGCAGAGCCGGGAGGACCACTACACGGCCGACCACTACGCCACGTTCAAGCGGGTCAACTTCAGCTGCTGA
- a CDS encoding SigE family RNA polymerase sigma factor, whose translation MFSDNEALRFEEYVRLRQDALLRTARRLVPDLVDAQDLLQTAFAQTFVRWDQIVDKNLADAYLRRVMINTRTEWWRARKFEEVLTAHVPDTSVEDSTDRYTDRALLLDVLGILTPRQRSIVVLRHWGELSTEETAQLLGLATGTVKSTLHRALVHLREELEERERHFHAGGGTRPPGRGIARPRPKPLSAAA comes from the coding sequence GTGTTCAGCGACAACGAGGCTCTGCGCTTCGAGGAGTACGTACGGCTCCGGCAGGACGCGCTGCTGCGCACGGCCCGCCGCCTGGTTCCTGACCTGGTGGACGCCCAGGACCTGCTCCAGACCGCCTTCGCTCAGACCTTCGTCCGGTGGGACCAGATCGTCGACAAGAACCTCGCGGACGCCTACCTGCGCCGGGTGATGATCAATACCCGGACGGAGTGGTGGCGGGCCCGCAAGTTCGAGGAAGTGCTCACCGCGCACGTCCCCGACACCAGCGTCGAGGACAGCACGGACCGGTACACCGACCGCGCCCTGCTCCTCGACGTCCTCGGCATACTGACCCCCCGGCAGCGCAGCATCGTCGTACTGCGCCACTGGGGAGAGCTGAGCACCGAGGAGACCGCGCAGCTGCTCGGTCTTGCGACGGGCACGGTCAAGAGCACCCTGCACCGGGCGCTGGTCCACCTCCGGGAGGAGCTGGAGGAACGCGAACGGCACTTCCACGCCGGAGGCGGTACCCGCCCGCCGGGGCGCGGGATCGCGCGGCCCCGCCCGAAACCGCTGTCCGCTGCGGCATGA
- a CDS encoding response regulator, with the protein MIRVVVVDDEALVRSGFGLILGAADDIEVVATASGGDALDTVREHRPDVVLLDIRMPDVDGLTVLAQLRALPDPPVVAMLTTFDTDEYVLTALHSGAAGFLLKDTEPDHLPQLVRTLADGGVVMSSKASRSLLRTHPAAGGLAAVDEEAARVERLSDRERDVLVLLAEGLSNADIGTRLHLGTGTVKDHVSAILTKLRVAGRVQAALLAQRAGLLDAGREGR; encoded by the coding sequence GTGATTCGGGTAGTGGTGGTGGATGACGAGGCGCTGGTCCGATCCGGTTTCGGCCTCATCCTGGGTGCGGCAGACGACATCGAGGTCGTCGCCACGGCGTCGGGCGGGGACGCCCTGGACACGGTGCGGGAACACCGTCCGGATGTCGTCCTGCTGGATATCCGGATGCCGGACGTGGACGGCCTCACGGTTCTGGCTCAGCTGCGCGCCCTGCCCGATCCCCCTGTCGTGGCGATGCTGACCACCTTCGACACCGACGAGTACGTCCTCACTGCCCTCCACTCGGGCGCGGCCGGTTTCCTCCTCAAGGACACCGAACCGGATCACCTCCCCCAGTTGGTCAGGACCTTGGCCGACGGCGGAGTGGTGATGTCCTCCAAGGCCTCCCGGAGCCTGCTGCGCACGCATCCTGCTGCCGGGGGGCTTGCGGCCGTGGACGAGGAGGCGGCCCGCGTGGAGCGGCTGAGCGACCGGGAGCGGGACGTGCTCGTGCTGCTGGCGGAAGGCTTGTCCAACGCCGATATCGGAACCCGTCTGCATCTGGGCACCGGCACGGTCAAAGACCATGTCAGCGCCATCCTCACCAAACTCCGGGTGGCCGGCCGGGTCCAGGCGGCGCTGCTCGCCCAGCGAGCCGGGCTGCTGGATGCCGGCCGGGAAGGCAGATGA
- a CDS encoding ABC transporter ATP-binding protein: MTATDPSAADTARLTAPKTFKALYAHFRPHRKAVALAALLTLIGAGSGLLQPLATKVLVDRLGSGETISRILLALTALVLLGAVLQALGAYVLERTAESVVLAARRTLVGRLLRLRLTEVERHQPGDLMSRVTSDTTLLRAVTTQALVNGATGVITLVAAIVMMAFMDAVLLGVTLAVGVLIGGAVALVMPRIAQATERAQEAVGEVSSVLERIFGALRTVKASGAEQRENAVADAALQRSWRHGVTSAKWEAVAEGSVGLAMQLSFLAVLGVGGARVASGAIPVSTLIAFLLYLFYVIEPVERLVQAASAYQEGSAAVARIDEVERLETEHLDQEHPERPGTSAAACGPASVRFEDVSFRYRDDLPSVHHQVDFDVRSGGMTAFVGPSGAGKSTVFALIERFYEATGGRVLVDGKDVRDWPLPELRGAIGYVEQDTPVLAGTLRENLVFAAPDATDQDIHAVLIRAKLDTLVDHLPQGLETPVGHRGTKLSGGERQRIAIARALLRKPRLLLLDEATSQLDAENELAVRDVITQAARTTTVLVVAHRLSTVTHADRIVVMDAGRVRAVGTHTELLDQDTLYARLAATQFLGPAR; this comes from the coding sequence ATGACCGCGACCGACCCGTCGGCCGCCGACACCGCACGCCTGACCGCCCCGAAGACGTTCAAGGCGCTGTACGCCCATTTCCGACCGCACCGCAAGGCCGTCGCGCTCGCCGCCCTGCTCACCCTGATCGGGGCCGGCAGCGGGTTGCTCCAGCCCTTGGCCACGAAGGTCCTCGTGGACCGGCTGGGCTCCGGTGAGACGATCAGCAGGATCCTCCTGGCCCTCACCGCACTGGTACTACTGGGCGCGGTGCTCCAGGCGCTCGGCGCGTACGTGCTGGAGCGGACCGCGGAGTCGGTCGTGTTGGCCGCCCGCCGCACCCTTGTCGGTCGACTGCTGCGGCTGCGCCTCACGGAGGTCGAGCGGCACCAGCCGGGCGACCTGATGTCCCGGGTCACCTCCGACACGACGCTCCTGCGCGCCGTCACCACCCAGGCACTCGTCAACGGTGCCACCGGCGTCATCACCCTGGTCGCGGCCATCGTCATGATGGCCTTCATGGACGCCGTGCTGCTCGGCGTCACCCTGGCTGTGGGCGTGCTGATCGGCGGGGCCGTCGCCCTGGTGATGCCCAGAATCGCGCAGGCCACCGAGCGTGCGCAGGAGGCGGTCGGGGAGGTCTCCTCCGTCCTCGAGCGGATCTTCGGCGCGCTCCGGACCGTCAAGGCGTCAGGCGCCGAACAGCGCGAGAACGCGGTCGCCGACGCGGCACTGCAGCGGTCGTGGCGGCACGGCGTGACGAGTGCGAAGTGGGAGGCGGTGGCGGAGGGATCGGTCGGTCTGGCCATGCAGCTGTCGTTCCTCGCGGTGCTCGGCGTCGGCGGGGCACGCGTGGCCTCCGGAGCGATCCCCGTGTCCACTCTGATCGCCTTCCTGCTCTACCTCTTCTACGTCATCGAGCCGGTGGAAAGGCTGGTCCAGGCGGCCTCCGCGTATCAGGAGGGATCAGCGGCCGTCGCCCGCATCGACGAAGTGGAGCGGCTTGAAACGGAGCACCTGGACCAGGAGCACCCCGAGCGGCCCGGGACATCGGCGGCGGCTTGTGGCCCGGCGTCGGTCCGCTTCGAGGACGTGAGCTTCCGCTACCGCGATGACCTCCCGTCCGTCCACCACCAGGTCGACTTCGATGTGCGCAGCGGCGGCATGACGGCCTTCGTCGGCCCCTCGGGGGCGGGCAAGTCGACGGTCTTCGCGCTGATCGAGCGGTTCTACGAGGCCACCGGAGGCCGGGTTCTGGTCGACGGCAAGGACGTCCGCGACTGGCCACTGCCGGAGCTGCGCGGTGCCATCGGATACGTGGAGCAGGACACGCCGGTCCTGGCCGGAACGCTGCGGGAGAACCTGGTCTTCGCGGCACCCGACGCGACCGACCAGGACATCCACGCCGTCCTGATCCGGGCGAAACTGGACACGCTGGTGGACCACCTGCCGCAGGGACTGGAAACCCCGGTCGGACACCGCGGCACCAAGCTGTCGGGCGGCGAACGGCAGCGCATCGCGATCGCCCGCGCCCTGCTGCGCAAACCCCGGCTGCTACTCCTGGACGAGGCGACCTCGCAGCTCGACGCCGAAAACGAACTGGCGGTACGCGACGTCATCACACAGGCCGCCCGGACGACCACCGTCCTCGTCGTGGCACACCGCCTCTCAACGGTGACCCACGCCGACCGGATCGTGGTGATGGACGCAGGACGCGTACGCGCGGTGGGCACCCATACGGAACTGCTCGACCAAGACACCCTGTACGCACGCCTGGCGGCCACCCAGTTCCTGGGGCCGGCACGGTGA
- a CDS encoding tyrosine-type recombinase/integrase, protein MATKSLAHGMGTFYKDCEHPQSRWSKCPHEYTIRYRNAAGKQSEEAGFTTQDAAIDRLTTIYKEKKAAPRSQSKAERIQKFGTMQFREYTAEWKAGQRDLAESSLRTLESLLDHHILPTPGSRRMNTFDHKVVDGFLQTMERNGAGLATQSNAFDKLKSVLLDAYRLGIYTENPVLGVKPPQYDPERAVIPSPAQLRDIRTAGDDRFLLISDLMSGCGMRNGEAFAVNLNNLVASDVYRITEQVNQTTKTYGRLKHRKPTDYRDVPLPARVRETIEWYADKHGTVDGYLLRHPMDPTRPFLAYYLQNQWQRIKRAGEVDVPDGMVIYSLRHFFASNCLTNGIPITDVAEWMGHKSLDITFKIYRHLMPGSIGKAAKVLDVGLVA, encoded by the coding sequence ATGGCAACGAAGTCTCTGGCCCACGGCATGGGCACCTTCTACAAAGACTGCGAGCACCCGCAGTCACGCTGGTCGAAGTGCCCGCACGAGTACACGATCCGATACCGCAATGCCGCCGGAAAGCAGTCCGAAGAGGCCGGCTTCACTACCCAGGACGCGGCCATCGACCGCCTCACCACGATCTACAAGGAGAAGAAGGCGGCACCCAGGAGCCAGAGCAAGGCCGAGCGCATCCAGAAGTTCGGCACCATGCAGTTCCGCGAGTACACCGCGGAATGGAAGGCCGGCCAGCGCGACCTCGCCGAGTCCTCACTCCGCACGCTCGAGTCCCTCCTCGACCACCACATCCTCCCCACCCCCGGCAGCCGCCGGATGAACACCTTCGACCACAAGGTCGTCGACGGCTTCCTCCAGACCATGGAGCGCAACGGCGCCGGCCTGGCCACCCAGTCCAACGCCTTCGACAAGCTGAAGTCCGTCCTCCTCGACGCCTACCGCCTCGGCATCTACACCGAGAACCCCGTCCTGGGCGTCAAGCCCCCGCAGTACGACCCCGAGCGCGCCGTCATCCCCTCCCCCGCCCAGCTCCGCGACATACGCACCGCCGGCGACGACCGGTTCCTGCTGATCTCCGACCTCATGAGCGGCTGCGGCATGCGCAACGGCGAAGCCTTCGCCGTCAACCTCAACAACCTCGTCGCCAGCGACGTCTACCGCATCACCGAACAGGTCAACCAGACCACCAAAACCTACGGCCGCCTCAAACACCGCAAGCCCACCGACTACCGCGACGTCCCCCTCCCGGCCCGCGTCCGCGAGACGATCGAGTGGTACGCCGACAAGCACGGCACGGTCGACGGCTACCTCCTCCGCCACCCCATGGACCCCACGAGGCCGTTCCTCGCCTACTACCTCCAGAACCAGTGGCAACGCATCAAGCGGGCTGGCGAGGTCGACGTTCCCGACGGCATGGTGATCTACAGCCTCCGCCACTTCTTCGCGTCGAACTGCCTGACCAACGGCATTCCCATCACGGACGTCGCCGAGTGGATGGGCCACAAGAGCCTCGACATCACCTTCAAGATCTACCGCCACCTCATGCCCGGCTCTATCGGCAAAGCCGCCAAGGTCCTCGACGTCGGTCTGGTGGCTTGA
- a CDS encoding cation:proton antiporter, with amino-acid sequence MLFTVIVITAAAAGWSLVAGWLELRHIRAPLVLVLAGIITGLFTQSEIAATLNSEVAQHVAEVILAVLLFVDATELPGGRLFGKDPGAAARALLVALPLSLAAMVLLGSLLLPALPAVLLLLIACVIVPTDFAPAETLVRDTRIAARVRNVLNVESGYNDGIVSPIFLFALILAGATAQAHTPMQALGTAVPSSAKALVVGIVLGPLLAWLMNSADRMHRMTDQSRRILVLVAPLLAYAMTVAAGGNGFVASFVCGIGFRYVRQAPTRRGDVQAPDASDFRLIEDTNSIMTMCMWFFFGNAVVLALGEGVHWPTVALCAAALTVVRIVPILLAFLGSDFTWRERLMVGALGPRGTTSIVFGLIAFNTLPDGPYADTVLYATTLTVLGSVLLHGIGSTTIARLLTRPSAPPAPETTTPERMAS; translated from the coding sequence TTGCTCTTCACCGTGATCGTGATTACCGCTGCGGCCGCCGGGTGGTCGCTCGTCGCCGGATGGCTGGAGCTGCGGCACATCAGGGCCCCTCTGGTGCTGGTCCTCGCGGGGATCATCACCGGACTGTTCACCCAGAGCGAGATCGCCGCCACCTTGAACTCCGAGGTCGCGCAGCACGTGGCCGAGGTCATTCTGGCGGTCCTGCTGTTCGTCGACGCGACCGAACTGCCGGGCGGGCGACTGTTCGGCAAGGATCCCGGCGCGGCCGCCCGGGCACTACTGGTGGCCCTGCCGCTGAGCCTGGCCGCGATGGTCCTGCTGGGCTCGCTGCTGCTGCCCGCGCTGCCGGCGGTGCTCCTGTTGCTGATCGCGTGCGTCATCGTGCCGACCGACTTCGCCCCGGCCGAGACACTGGTCCGCGACACGCGCATCGCCGCCCGGGTGCGCAACGTCCTCAACGTGGAGAGCGGCTACAACGACGGGATCGTGTCGCCCATCTTCCTGTTCGCCCTGATCCTGGCCGGTGCCACCGCGCAGGCCCACACCCCCATGCAGGCACTGGGCACGGCGGTTCCGTCCTCGGCGAAGGCCCTCGTCGTCGGCATCGTGCTGGGGCCACTGCTGGCGTGGTTGATGAACTCGGCCGACCGGATGCACCGAATGACCGACCAGTCACGCCGGATCCTCGTGCTGGTCGCACCGCTGCTCGCCTACGCCATGACCGTGGCGGCCGGCGGCAACGGCTTCGTGGCCTCGTTCGTCTGTGGCATCGGCTTCCGTTACGTCCGGCAGGCCCCGACCCGGCGAGGAGACGTCCAAGCCCCCGACGCCTCGGACTTCCGGCTGATCGAGGACACCAACTCGATCATGACCATGTGCATGTGGTTCTTCTTCGGAAACGCCGTGGTGCTCGCGCTGGGCGAGGGCGTCCACTGGCCCACCGTCGCGCTCTGCGCCGCCGCACTCACCGTCGTGCGCATCGTTCCGATCCTGCTCGCCTTCCTCGGCTCGGACTTCACCTGGCGCGAACGGCTCATGGTGGGAGCCCTCGGACCACGCGGCACCACCTCGATCGTGTTCGGGCTCATCGCCTTCAACACCCTCCCCGACGGGCCCTACGCGGACACCGTCCTGTACGCGACGACACTCACCGTGCTCGGCAGCGTTCTGCTCCACGGCATCGGCTCGACCACCATCGCCCGCCTGCTCACCCGGCCCTCTGCTCCGCCGGCCCCTGAGACCACGACCCCGGAGCGGATGGCGTCATGA
- a CDS encoding cation:proton antiporter translates to MIVITAAAAGWSLVAGWLELRHIRAPLVLVLAGIITGLFTQSEIAATLNSEVAQHVAEVILAVLLFVDATELPGGRLFGKDPGAAARALLVALPLSLAAMVLLGSLLLPALPAVLLLLIACVIVPTDFAPAETLVRDTRIAARVRNVLNVESGYNDGIVSPIFLFALILAGATAQAHTPMQALGTAVPSSAKALVVGIVLGPLLAWLMNSADRMHRMTDQSRRILVLVAPLLAYAMTVAAGGNGFVASFVCGIGFRYVRQAPTRRGDVQAPDASDFRLIEDTNSIMTMCMWFFFGNAVVLALGEGVHWPTVALCAAALTVVRIVPILLAFLGSDFTWRERLMVGALGPRGTTSIVFGLIAFNTLPDGPYADTVLYATTLTVLGSVLLHGIGSTTIARLLTRPSAPPAPETTTPERMAS, encoded by the coding sequence GTGATCGTGATTACCGCTGCGGCCGCCGGGTGGTCGCTCGTCGCCGGATGGCTGGAGCTGCGGCACATCAGGGCCCCTCTGGTGCTGGTCCTCGCGGGGATCATCACCGGACTGTTCACCCAGAGCGAGATCGCCGCCACCTTGAACTCCGAGGTCGCGCAGCACGTGGCCGAGGTCATTCTGGCGGTCCTGCTGTTCGTCGACGCGACCGAACTGCCGGGCGGGCGACTGTTCGGCAAGGATCCCGGCGCGGCCGCCCGGGCACTACTGGTGGCCCTGCCGCTGAGCCTGGCCGCGATGGTCCTGCTGGGCTCGCTGCTGCTGCCCGCGCTGCCGGCGGTGCTCCTGTTGCTGATCGCGTGCGTCATCGTGCCGACCGACTTCGCCCCGGCCGAGACACTGGTCCGCGACACGCGCATCGCCGCCCGGGTGCGCAACGTCCTCAACGTGGAGAGCGGCTACAACGACGGGATCGTGTCGCCCATCTTCCTGTTCGCCCTGATCCTGGCCGGTGCCACCGCGCAGGCCCACACCCCCATGCAGGCACTGGGCACGGCGGTTCCGTCCTCGGCGAAGGCCCTCGTCGTCGGCATCGTGCTGGGGCCACTGCTGGCGTGGTTGATGAACTCGGCCGACCGGATGCACCGAATGACCGACCAGTCACGCCGGATCCTCGTGCTGGTCGCACCGCTGCTCGCCTACGCCATGACCGTGGCGGCCGGCGGCAACGGCTTCGTGGCCTCGTTCGTCTGTGGCATCGGCTTCCGTTACGTCCGGCAGGCCCCGACCCGGCGAGGAGACGTCCAAGCCCCCGACGCCTCGGACTTCCGGCTGATCGAGGACACCAACTCGATCATGACCATGTGCATGTGGTTCTTCTTCGGAAACGCCGTGGTGCTCGCGCTGGGCGAGGGCGTCCACTGGCCCACCGTCGCGCTCTGCGCCGCCGCACTCACCGTCGTGCGCATCGTTCCGATCCTGCTCGCCTTCCTCGGCTCGGACTTCACCTGGCGCGAACGGCTCATGGTGGGAGCCCTCGGACCACGCGGCACCACCTCGATCGTGTTCGGGCTCATCGCCTTCAACACCCTCCCCGACGGGCCCTACGCGGACACCGTCCTGTACGCGACGACACTCACCGTGCTCGGCAGCGTTCTGCTCCACGGCATCGGCTCGACCACCATCGCCCGCCTGCTCACCCGGCCCTCTGCTCCGCCGGCCCCTGAGACCACGACCCCGGAGCGGATGGCGTCATGA
- a CDS encoding DUF418 domain-containing protein: MGRLVGVDLARALAVFGMYIVHIGPPLSATDGVAGWVRYLADGHSSVLFATLAGFSLMLIAGRRKPKTGLAGRQAKARIAIRAVVLLALGTALSMEYGDVIILAFYGVYFLLALPLVRLRASTLALIAAGLALVTPQLAFVLKSLLSESVQQSVNAYDPLEKLSDVGVLDLLLTGFYPTITWMPFVVAGMALARLDLSATTVQLRLAALGAALTVAAYGTSLLLAGKDALRSMAEGGKSSADSEAASSASGSFDAQGSASELLSAGPHSGTTFDIIGSVGVAILVIVGATVLMDRLPLLRRLAKPITAVGAMSLTAYVGHFIVQSAVGIPTGESSQVSWGPVLTFILGAIVFATLWSRFFRRGPLEHLLNAATKPAKYIR; the protein is encoded by the coding sequence ATGGGACGCCTTGTCGGGGTTGACCTGGCCCGGGCATTGGCGGTGTTCGGGATGTACATCGTCCACATCGGCCCCCCGCTGTCGGCCACGGACGGCGTCGCCGGCTGGGTCCGGTATCTGGCCGATGGTCACTCGTCGGTCCTGTTCGCCACCCTCGCCGGGTTCTCGCTGATGCTGATCGCCGGCCGTCGCAAGCCGAAGACCGGTCTGGCCGGTCGGCAGGCCAAAGCGCGGATCGCGATCCGCGCCGTGGTCCTGCTGGCGCTGGGCACCGCGCTGTCGATGGAGTACGGGGACGTGATCATCCTCGCCTTCTACGGCGTCTACTTCCTCCTCGCCCTGCCCCTGGTGCGACTGCGCGCCAGCACGCTCGCGCTGATCGCGGCCGGGCTCGCACTCGTCACACCGCAGCTGGCGTTCGTCCTGAAATCCCTGCTGAGCGAGTCCGTCCAGCAGAGCGTCAACGCCTACGACCCGCTCGAGAAGCTCAGCGACGTGGGAGTGCTCGATCTGCTGCTCACCGGCTTCTACCCGACGATCACGTGGATGCCGTTCGTGGTCGCCGGGATGGCGCTGGCCCGACTCGACCTGTCCGCCACGACCGTCCAACTGCGCCTGGCCGCGCTCGGTGCCGCCCTCACCGTGGCCGCGTACGGCACGTCCCTGCTGCTGGCGGGCAAGGACGCGCTACGGAGCATGGCGGAGGGCGGCAAGTCGTCCGCCGACTCCGAGGCGGCGTCCTCCGCCAGCGGATCCTTCGACGCCCAGGGGTCGGCTTCGGAGCTGTTGTCCGCCGGGCCTCACAGCGGTACCACGTTCGACATCATCGGCAGCGTGGGCGTCGCGATCCTCGTGATCGTGGGCGCGACGGTGCTGATGGACCGTCTGCCGCTCCTGCGCCGCCTGGCGAAGCCGATCACCGCCGTGGGCGCCATGTCCCTGACGGCGTACGTAGGCCACTTCATCGTGCAGTCCGCGGTGGGCATCCCGACCGGCGAAAGCAGCCAGGTGTCCTGGGGGCCCGTGCTGACGTTCATCCTCGGGGCGATCGTGTTCGCCACGCTCTGGTCCCGCTTCTTCCGCCGCGGACCGCTGGAGCACCTGCTCAACGCCGCCACCAAGCCGGCGAAGTACATCCGATGA
- a CDS encoding 5'-nucleotidase, whose translation MKYDLSGRLVVGIASSALFDLTDCDAVFRERGEDAYRTHQEAHVEDVLAKGVAFPFVRRLLSLNDLADPSDSLVEVIVLSRNDPDTGLRVMRSIEAHGLPISRAVFRQGRSSHSFMPALNMSLFLSANGADVREAVADGLPAGHVLETARVDDEDDPELRIAFDFDGVVAGDSAERIFQSAGIDEFRAHEVRNATTPHDPGPLREFLAGINRIQRLEEDERRKDLGYEPRLRVSLVTARDAPAHERAVLSLKQWGLRVNDAFFLGGVDKTPIISALDPHIFFDDQVSHLNGTAPATPSVHIPFGVVNAPS comes from the coding sequence ATGAAGTACGACCTGTCCGGTCGCTTGGTGGTAGGGATCGCCTCCAGTGCGCTGTTCGACCTCACCGACTGCGACGCGGTGTTTCGAGAACGGGGAGAGGATGCCTACCGCACCCACCAAGAGGCACATGTAGAAGATGTGTTGGCCAAGGGAGTTGCCTTCCCTTTCGTTCGCCGCCTGCTGTCGTTGAACGACCTCGCGGATCCGTCCGATTCGTTGGTTGAGGTCATCGTTCTGTCGCGAAATGACCCGGACACTGGCTTGCGGGTCATGCGCTCGATCGAAGCGCACGGCCTGCCTATCAGCCGAGCCGTCTTTCGGCAGGGTCGTTCGTCACACAGCTTCATGCCAGCCCTGAACATGTCGTTGTTCCTGTCGGCCAATGGGGCTGACGTGCGCGAGGCGGTCGCAGATGGATTGCCAGCGGGTCACGTGCTCGAGACAGCGCGGGTCGATGACGAGGACGACCCTGAACTCCGGATTGCCTTCGACTTTGACGGCGTGGTGGCGGGTGACTCTGCCGAGCGGATCTTCCAGAGTGCCGGCATCGACGAGTTCCGTGCGCACGAGGTGCGCAATGCGACCACACCACACGATCCAGGACCGCTGCGCGAGTTCCTCGCTGGCATCAACCGCATCCAGCGTCTTGAGGAGGATGAGCGCCGCAAGGATCTCGGGTATGAGCCCCGCCTTCGAGTGTCCCTGGTCACTGCTCGGGACGCCCCCGCACATGAGCGTGCCGTGCTGAGCCTCAAGCAGTGGGGGCTGCGGGTGAATGACGCCTTCTTCCTCGGCGGCGTCGACAAGACTCCCATCATCAGCGCCTTGGATCCGCATATCTTCTTCGACGATCAGGTCTCCCACCTGAACGGCACTGCACCAGCTACACCCAGCGTCCACATACCGTTCGGAGTCGTCAATGCGCCCTCGTGA
- a CDS encoding TerD family protein, with protein MGVSLSKGGNVSLSKEAPGLTAVLVGLGWDVRTTAGVDFDLDASALLCDERGKVPSDSHFVFYNNLKSPDGSVEHTGDNLTGEGEGDDEVVKVNLAAVPADVVKIVFPVSIHDATARSQNFGQVRQAYIRVVNENGGAELARYDLSEDAATETAMVFGELYRNGAEWKFRAVGQGYASGLAGIAQDFGVSL; from the coding sequence ATGGGTGTTTCGCTGTCCAAAGGCGGCAACGTATCGCTGAGCAAGGAGGCCCCGGGCCTGACCGCGGTGCTGGTCGGTCTCGGCTGGGACGTGCGCACCACGGCCGGCGTCGATTTCGACCTCGACGCGAGCGCGTTGCTGTGCGACGAGCGCGGCAAAGTCCCCTCCGACTCGCACTTCGTCTTCTACAACAACCTCAAGAGCCCGGACGGTTCGGTCGAGCACACCGGCGACAACCTCACCGGTGAGGGTGAGGGAGACGACGAGGTCGTCAAGGTGAACCTCGCGGCCGTTCCGGCCGACGTGGTGAAGATCGTCTTCCCGGTCTCCATCCACGACGCCACCGCACGTTCGCAGAACTTCGGCCAGGTGCGGCAGGCATACATCCGGGTGGTGAACGAGAACGGCGGGGCCGAGCTCGCCCGCTACGACCTGAGCGAAGACGCCGCCACCGAGACGGCGATGGTTTTCGGCGAGCTGTACCGCAACGGCGCGGAGTGGAAGTTCCGTGCCGTCGGCCAGGGTTACGCCTCCGGCCTGGCCGGCATCGCCCAGGACTTCGGCGTCAGTCTCTGA
- a CDS encoding TerD family protein — translation MSVNLAKGQTISLAKSDATPLIRVRMGLGWQAAQRKGFLGKLIGPKEIDLDASALMYSGREMLEVVYFNYLVSSYGAVRHSGDNRTGGDGPGDDEAITVDFTRVPPEVDQIVFTVNSFTGATFGEVGHAYCRLVDDTTGLELARYTLSGGGSHTAQIMAKVVRLPEGWQLAAIGEPAAGATFQELLPAIDRYL, via the coding sequence ATGTCCGTAAACCTCGCCAAAGGCCAGACGATCAGCCTGGCCAAGTCCGACGCGACCCCCCTCATCCGGGTGCGCATGGGCCTGGGCTGGCAGGCAGCCCAACGCAAGGGGTTCCTCGGAAAACTGATCGGGCCCAAGGAGATCGACCTCGACGCCTCCGCACTGATGTACTCGGGCCGGGAGATGCTGGAGGTCGTCTACTTCAACTACCTGGTCAGCTCCTACGGCGCGGTGAGGCACTCCGGCGACAACCGCACCGGCGGCGACGGCCCGGGGGACGACGAAGCCATCACCGTCGATTTCACACGGGTCCCCCCGGAGGTCGACCAGATCGTCTTCACCGTGAACTCCTTCACCGGGGCGACCTTCGGCGAGGTCGGACACGCCTACTGCCGGTTGGTGGACGACACCACGGGCCTCGAACTCGCCCGCTACACCCTGTCCGGCGGGGGCTCCCACACCGCCCAGATCATGGCCAAGGTCGTCCGCCTGCCCGAGGGCTGGCAGTTGGCCGCCATCGGCGAACCCGCGGCCGGGGCAACCTTCCAGGAGCTTCTACCCGCCATCGACCGCTACCTGTGA